One segment of Cetobacterium sp. NK01 DNA contains the following:
- a CDS encoding helix-turn-helix domain-containing protein — protein sequence MFLIEKLYLLKGANSTLDVAKFLNRSPRTIRRYKVAGFLESNGPKNRLLFSKKSIEAFIIARGL from the coding sequence ATGTTTTTAATTGAAAAATTATATCTTTTAAAGGGTGCAAATTCAACATTGGATGTTGCAAAATTTTTAAATCGTTCACCTAGAACGATTAGACGTTACAAAGTTGCTGGTTTTTTAGAATCTAATGGTCCTAAAAATAGACTTTTGTTTTCTAAAAAAAGTATTGAGGCATTTATTATAGCTAGGGGGTTATAA
- a CDS encoding LysM peptidoglycan-binding domain-containing protein → MKKKILLGLFIIFTNLFSAESKLEYKVDYSQDNFIVVTISKASDTSILKDYHIIQREESLEEIAEKYKVSIEDLEKINNISRFDNLKKGKLIYLKEKQRGKDSENKK, encoded by the coding sequence ATGAAAAAAAAAATTTTATTGGGATTATTTATTATTTTTACTAATCTATTTTCCGCAGAAAGTAAGCTAGAGTATAAGGTAGATTATTCTCAGGATAATTTTATTGTTGTTACTATTTCAAAGGCAAGTGATACTTCAATTTTAAAAGATTATCATATTATTCAAAGAGAAGAGAGTCTAGAAGAAATTGCTGAAAAATATAAAGTTTCAATTGAAGATTTAGAAAAAATAAATAACATTAGTAGATTTGATAATTTAAAAAAGGGTAAACTTATCTATTTAAAAGAAAAACAAAGGGGGAAAGACAGTGAAAATAAAAAATAA
- a CDS encoding toxin-antitoxin system YwqK family antitoxin, producing the protein MKIISLFILLVLIFTGCTKEVDISNLIVGTNELVYEKGEHSPFSGTAILKKNNNVLTLWNYKNGKANGICKNYYENGSLKFLGEFKDGLLNGVLREFNNDGTLILEENYLKGFLNGEKKEFYENGTLKSLETYKHDFLDGPRITYNSDGKPKIKEIYKLDEAIETIIWPND; encoded by the coding sequence ATGAAAATAATAAGTTTATTTATTTTATTAGTACTTATTTTTACAGGCTGTACTAAAGAGGTAGATATTTCAAATTTAATAGTCGGAACAAATGAATTGGTCTATGAAAAGGGGGAGCACTCTCCTTTTTCAGGGACTGCTATTTTAAAAAAAAATAATAACGTGCTTACTCTTTGGAACTACAAAAATGGAAAAGCAAATGGAATTTGCAAAAATTATTATGAAAATGGAAGCTTAAAATTTCTAGGAGAGTTTAAAGATGGACTTCTTAATGGAGTTTTAAGAGAATTCAATAATGATGGAACTTTAATCCTCGAAGAAAATTACTTAAAAGGTTTTTTAAATGGAGAAAAAAAAGAGTTCTATGAAAATGGAACACTTAAAAGTTTAGAAACTTATAAACATGATTTTTTAGATGGTCCTAGGATAACTTACAATAGTGATGGTAAACCTAAAATAAAAGAGATTTATAAATTAGATGAGGCTATCGAAACAATTATCTGGCCAAATGATTAA